One Pirellulaceae bacterium DNA segment encodes these proteins:
- a CDS encoding lamin tail domain-containing protein, whose product MAFRTFFARPSTLRHRATWRLAHERLESRRVLDSTVVFNEIMYNPVDEDATMEFIELRNQMSVDMDVSGWHITGGVEYTFEPGTVIEGGRLLVVGINPSVLEAKAGVPTVHGPWKGQLSNGGERIELRDNNDRLMNVVEYDDRGDWPIAADGSGASLEKLNERNSNSQLAKNWSFSSIVGGTPGANNEIQIGTFQYSELIARSSPVTALVPIDDGLGTSWTQNDFDDSAWLVGNTGVGFDLDGNADMDPFIGLDLVAPPNGQAPMPMIDVNSSVYIRVPFQLDRSVNDFVQLEMRMRYDDGFVAYLNGVEWASHRAPGRDGEDGLLSWNSSATGSAPRSGARVPQSFDLLSRPELLNKGENLLAIHGLNRQASDEDLLIDPTMIGVTVIEDATPVSPTVSINEVSGADDSSFLELFNFGNQPVELGGLTLKSSAHDTEYTFPPASRLAPHTAWSMTDTALGFGLESGDRTFLFANDGATVLDAALVDANLLGRSPDGIGTWQQPTGPTPGQPNDFAFHSEIVINEIMYHSRPTPYRRETPPDVTRTEVVSFNHHWRYNESGDPLPTGWQAANHPEGGNWHSGPGFFGVANRVPSPGIQTELERPRTNSVITTYFETEFDLSAEQIALADRIQLQHVIDDGAVFYLNGREILRFNIDDGPVDSTTLSSRMVSTLSISDLIDFPADFLLEGTNRISAEVHQRSVRNTDVLFGARLFVAHDTSALVPSSSFEVNEEEWIELYNRGDQPIELDGWKLDDAVQFEFPDATTIRPDGYLVVAKDPIRLREKHPHLSNIIGGFKGTLSNRNEQIVLLDAAENVADAVHYFDGGHWNVLPDGTGPSLELIDADAENSRGESWSASDEASRSKWQNYTYRGIAKPAMPNEPSLWQEFAFGFLDGAGEALIDDISVIEEPRGIAVELIQNGSFADGTSEHWRLLGNHQHSQVVDDNGNHVLHVIAKGATEYQGNQIETTLANEAVITNGTEYQISFRAKWLTGSQQINSRLYFNRLAQTTVLETPNNHGTPGTINSTHLDNAGPTYDELRHSPTLPKPSEPVTVSVVADDPDHVTSVNLWYQVSGESWQDVTMTRNEAGRFTGVIPGQNAASVVQFYVEGEDSLGALTTIPHAGREARALFIVEDGQNDYIDAQNFRLIMTQDDSDHLHLGTNSLSNERLGATVVHDDQVFYDVGVRLKGSFVGRDVLRVGFNLLFNPDQLFRGVHQKVSVDRSTHAVLGVDEILIKHIASRAGDIPNMYDDIVHFIAPKSIHTAKATIRMAAFDEVYLNSQFENGSDGTLFEYEVIRWATSTVDGDPESLKRAGGHHTPNGNMGFDFQDFGDDKEAYRWVNLITSNRTRDNFDSIIALNKALGEDIESLHEATREVMDIDQWMRTAAYQSLVGPADAFFTGASPHNFRLYVRPDGKVLYLPWDWDSAFQRVPRSPPMNGQGSLRRVIKLPANLRLFYGHMLDIVDRSFNADYMKRWVEHYGKLAHQDFGHRLSFIDARSVYVAKRIEDTYPRQPFAITTQGPVDALDGIVRVSGTAWFDVREIRVAGSSIPLDVTWETETRWQVDLPVGQGTEPLRFEAFDFHGNPLAGANVTINNPTPNPVIDSLRIAELHYNPAEATPAESEAGFANNDFEFVELVNTGTDPILLHDVQLTKIRSGGDEQGLEFDFRHSAVTQLDAGQRIVLVEDLDAFRFRYGELPLVAGQWSGGLSNQSEMVTLTVGATVIQQFKYQDTWYPTTDGSGMSLVIVDPLADVEQWNQRTGWSPSGVVGGSPGREDTQDDIPGDSNQDGVFNSSDLMLVFQVGKYENRNANHATFEDGDWNGDGKFDSSDLVYAFSEGNYVDAAAVGVLTQLDDAKVAASLDHAPLVDDELMRNRVAESRLSVREDATELQLLIQARESVFDSMDYDASGASSTELDDDLLDQLASEL is encoded by the coding sequence ATGGCATTTCGTACTTTCTTCGCACGGCCTTCTACGCTTCGCCATCGCGCAACATGGCGATTAGCGCACGAACGACTAGAAAGTCGGCGAGTACTTGATAGCACGGTGGTGTTTAATGAAATCATGTACAACCCTGTCGATGAAGACGCGACGATGGAGTTCATCGAGCTCAGAAATCAAATGTCGGTCGACATGGACGTTTCTGGCTGGCACATAACGGGCGGCGTGGAATACACCTTTGAACCGGGGACTGTAATTGAGGGTGGCCGCCTGCTGGTCGTCGGAATTAACCCTTCCGTTTTGGAAGCGAAAGCCGGCGTCCCAACCGTGCACGGGCCTTGGAAAGGTCAGCTCAGCAATGGCGGAGAACGGATCGAACTAAGGGACAATAACGATCGCCTGATGAATGTCGTTGAATACGACGACCGCGGTGATTGGCCGATAGCTGCCGACGGGTCAGGAGCGTCTTTGGAAAAGCTAAATGAAAGGAACTCCAACAGCCAACTGGCCAAGAACTGGAGTTTTAGTTCGATCGTAGGTGGTACGCCCGGTGCCAATAACGAAATCCAAATCGGAACCTTCCAATACAGCGAGCTCATCGCGCGCTCAAGTCCTGTCACTGCACTCGTGCCGATCGACGACGGTTTGGGTACGAGCTGGACGCAAAACGATTTTGACGATAGTGCGTGGCTAGTTGGAAATACGGGAGTTGGCTTTGACCTGGATGGAAACGCCGACATGGATCCATTCATCGGCCTGGATTTGGTCGCACCCCCCAACGGACAAGCGCCCATGCCAATGATCGACGTCAACTCGTCCGTCTACATCCGAGTGCCGTTTCAGTTGGACCGTAGCGTCAACGATTTCGTGCAGCTTGAGATGCGCATGCGGTACGACGATGGATTCGTCGCCTATTTGAACGGAGTGGAATGGGCAAGCCACCGTGCACCCGGCCGAGACGGTGAAGACGGCCTGCTCAGCTGGAACTCTTCTGCAACTGGCTCGGCCCCACGTTCGGGGGCACGCGTGCCGCAATCGTTTGATCTGCTCAGTCGACCGGAATTATTAAACAAGGGCGAGAACCTGCTGGCCATCCATGGACTCAATCGACAGGCCTCTGATGAGGACCTCTTGATTGATCCAACAATGATTGGCGTGACGGTTATCGAGGATGCGACCCCCGTTTCCCCGACGGTATCCATCAACGAAGTCAGCGGCGCCGATGATTCATCGTTTCTCGAACTTTTCAATTTCGGGAATCAACCCGTTGAGCTGGGCGGATTAACGCTGAAATCGTCCGCACATGACACCGAATACACATTCCCACCCGCTTCGCGGCTGGCCCCTCACACTGCGTGGTCGATGACTGATACGGCCCTCGGTTTTGGACTTGAATCCGGTGATCGAACGTTTCTTTTTGCGAACGATGGCGCGACTGTTTTGGATGCGGCCCTCGTCGATGCCAATCTTCTGGGTCGGTCACCTGATGGAATCGGAACCTGGCAACAGCCGACCGGTCCCACCCCAGGCCAGCCCAACGATTTTGCCTTTCACTCGGAAATTGTCATCAACGAAATCATGTATCATTCCCGACCGACTCCTTATCGGCGGGAGACTCCACCGGACGTAACGCGGACGGAAGTCGTAAGTTTCAATCATCATTGGAGGTACAATGAGTCCGGCGATCCGCTGCCCACGGGTTGGCAGGCGGCAAATCACCCCGAGGGCGGCAATTGGCATTCCGGACCTGGTTTTTTCGGCGTCGCAAATCGGGTTCCGTCACCCGGAATTCAGACCGAACTCGAGCGACCCCGGACGAATTCGGTGATCACGACGTATTTCGAAACGGAGTTCGACCTATCCGCCGAACAGATTGCCCTTGCCGATCGAATACAGCTACAACATGTGATCGATGACGGTGCCGTCTTCTACCTCAATGGCCGCGAGATTCTACGTTTCAACATCGACGACGGCCCCGTTGACTCGACCACGCTTTCAAGTCGCATGGTATCCACCCTCTCTATCAGCGACTTAATTGACTTCCCAGCCGACTTCCTCCTTGAAGGGACAAATCGCATCTCGGCCGAAGTGCATCAGCGCAGCGTTCGCAATACTGACGTTCTGTTTGGTGCCAGGTTGTTTGTTGCGCACGACACGTCGGCCCTCGTTCCGTCAAGTTCGTTCGAGGTCAACGAAGAAGAGTGGATCGAATTGTACAATCGAGGCGACCAACCGATTGAACTCGACGGGTGGAAACTCGATGACGCCGTTCAGTTCGAATTCCCAGATGCGACAACAATACGGCCCGATGGCTATCTTGTCGTCGCAAAAGACCCAATCCGTTTACGAGAAAAGCACCCGCATCTTTCTAACATCATCGGTGGATTCAAAGGCACCTTATCGAACCGAAACGAACAGATCGTGTTATTGGATGCTGCCGAAAACGTAGCGGACGCAGTCCATTATTTCGACGGTGGCCACTGGAACGTTTTGCCAGATGGCACCGGCCCCAGCCTCGAGTTGATCGATGCCGATGCAGAAAATTCACGGGGTGAGTCATGGTCCGCCAGCGACGAGGCAAGTCGTTCAAAGTGGCAAAATTATACGTACCGCGGTATTGCAAAACCCGCAATGCCTAACGAGCCAAGCTTATGGCAGGAATTTGCCTTTGGATTCTTGGATGGTGCTGGCGAAGCGCTAATTGATGACATTAGCGTGATCGAGGAACCCCGTGGTATAGCCGTTGAGTTGATTCAGAATGGCAGCTTTGCGGATGGCACTAGTGAGCATTGGCGGCTGCTTGGGAATCATCAACACAGTCAAGTCGTCGACGACAACGGCAATCATGTGCTGCACGTCATTGCCAAGGGTGCAACGGAATACCAAGGCAACCAAATCGAGACCACATTGGCCAACGAAGCGGTGATCACCAATGGAACAGAGTACCAAATCTCGTTTCGAGCAAAGTGGCTGACCGGTTCTCAGCAAATCAACTCTCGTCTTTATTTCAATCGGCTGGCCCAAACGACCGTACTCGAAACGCCAAACAATCACGGGACACCCGGCACGATCAACTCAACCCATCTAGACAATGCGGGCCCGACTTACGACGAGCTTCGCCATTCCCCAACTCTTCCCAAGCCGTCCGAACCCGTGACAGTTTCTGTCGTGGCAGACGACCCCGATCACGTCACTTCGGTAAATCTCTGGTACCAAGTATCCGGAGAATCATGGCAAGACGTGACCATGACCCGAAACGAGGCTGGACGATTTACCGGGGTAATTCCTGGTCAGAACGCGGCATCCGTCGTGCAGTTTTATGTCGAGGGAGAGGATAGTTTAGGAGCCCTGACAACGATCCCGCACGCAGGCCGTGAAGCGCGAGCTTTGTTCATTGTTGAGGATGGACAAAACGACTACATCGACGCGCAGAACTTCCGGCTGATCATGACTCAAGACGACTCGGACCACCTGCATTTGGGAACCAACTCATTGAGCAACGAGCGTCTGGGAGCCACCGTTGTACACGATGATCAAGTCTTCTATGACGTTGGGGTGAGACTCAAGGGCAGCTTTGTCGGGCGTGACGTATTGCGTGTGGGATTTAATCTTCTCTTCAATCCAGATCAACTGTTTCGTGGCGTCCACCAAAAGGTGTCCGTCGATCGCAGCACCCATGCGGTGCTTGGTGTGGATGAGATCTTGATCAAACATATTGCGTCCCGTGCGGGAGATATCCCTAATATGTACGACGACATCGTCCATTTTATCGCTCCGAAGTCGATTCACACGGCCAAAGCCACCATTCGAATGGCCGCATTCGACGAAGTCTATTTGAATTCGCAGTTTGAGAACGGAAGCGATGGCACGCTCTTCGAGTATGAGGTGATACGGTGGGCGACGTCGACCGTCGATGGAGATCCAGAGAGTCTAAAACGAGCCGGTGGGCACCACACGCCGAATGGGAATATGGGCTTCGATTTCCAAGACTTCGGGGATGACAAAGAAGCTTACCGTTGGGTTAACCTGATTACTAGCAATCGCACACGGGACAACTTCGACTCGATTATCGCACTGAACAAGGCGCTTGGCGAAGACATCGAGTCGTTGCACGAAGCGACGCGCGAAGTAATGGACATTGATCAGTGGATGCGAACCGCAGCCTACCAGTCGTTAGTCGGACCCGCCGACGCGTTTTTCACAGGGGCAAGCCCTCACAATTTTCGACTTTATGTTCGCCCCGACGGCAAAGTGTTGTATCTACCATGGGATTGGGATTCCGCTTTCCAACGCGTGCCCCGTTCACCACCGATGAACGGGCAGGGCTCGCTGCGTCGCGTCATCAAACTACCAGCCAACTTAAGACTGTTTTACGGTCATATGTTGGATATCGTCGACAGGTCGTTTAATGCTGACTACATGAAACGGTGGGTTGAACATTATGGCAAGCTAGCCCACCAAGACTTCGGCCACCGACTGTCATTCATCGATGCGCGATCCGTTTATGTGGCGAAACGAATCGAGGACACTTACCCACGTCAGCCATTTGCCATCACGACGCAAGGTCCCGTCGACGCCCTCGACGGGATCGTCCGCGTCTCGGGGACAGCATGGTTCGACGTGCGAGAAATACGAGTTGCCGGATCGAGCATTCCATTGGATGTCACCTGGGAGACAGAAACCCGTTGGCAGGTCGATTTGCCTGTGGGACAGGGAACCGAGCCGCTGCGGTTCGAGGCCTTCGACTTCCATGGCAATCCGTTGGCAGGCGCGAACGTCACGATAAACAACCCAACGCCGAATCCCGTCATCGACTCACTGAGAATTGCTGAGCTACATTACAACCCGGCCGAGGCAACGCCTGCAGAATCGGAAGCCGGATTCGCCAACAATGACTTTGAGTTTGTCGAACTCGTCAACACGGGCACCGACCCGATTTTGCTGCACGACGTGCAACTTACCAAGATCCGTTCCGGTGGCGATGAACAGGGCTTGGAGTTTGATTTCCGCCATTCGGCCGTCACTCAACTCGACGCCGGCCAGCGTATTGTTTTGGTGGAAGACCTTGACGCTTTTCGCTTTCGGTACGGCGAGCTTCCCCTTGTGGCGGGACAGTGGTCCGGTGGACTCAGTAATCAGTCTGAGATGGTTACGTTGACGGTCGGAGCAACAGTAATCCAACAATTCAAGTACCAAGATACTTGGTATCCCACCACGGACGGCAGCGGCATGTCACTCGTAATCGTTGACCCGCTTGCCGACGTCGAACAATGGAATCAGCGCACCGGGTGGAGTCCAAGTGGTGTGGTCGGCGGCTCACCGGGCCGTGAAGATACCCAGGACGACATCCCGGGCGACTCGAATCAGGATGGAGTATTTAATTCCAGCGACCTCATGCTGGTTTTCCAGGTCGGCAAATACGAAAACCGTAACGCGAACCACGCCACGTTTGAGGATGGTGATTGGAATGGCGACGGCAAATTCGACTCCAGCGACCTGGTCTATGCCTTCTCGGAAGGCAATTATGTCGATGCCGCCGCAGTCGGCGTGCTGACTCAACTCGATGATGCGAAAGTCGCAGCCAGTTTGGACCATGCGCCCCTCGTCGATGATGAATTGATGAGAAATCGAGTCGCCGAAAGCAGGCTTTCCGTCCGGGAAGATGCGACAGAGCTGCAGTTGCTGATCCAGGCTCGGGAAAGCGTCTTTGACTCCATGGATTACGACGCTTCTGGGGCATCCAGTACTGAACTCGACGATGACCTGCTTGATCAACTGGCAAGCGAGCTGTAA